TGCGGAGCAGCCGCGGGCGGAGGGGATCGAAGCGGCTCGTGGAATTCTCTTCAGGCGGCATCACTGCGCGAGGCTACCGGATGAATGCTCCGGAAGCCGATGGCGATCCGGTTCCAGGCGTTGATGGTGGTGATCATCAGGGTCAACTTCACCACCTCCTCCTTGGAGAAGTGCGCCCGGAGCGCCTCGTAGTCCGCGTCCGGCGCGTGGGTCTGGGAGACGAGCGTCAGGGCCTCGGTCCAGCCCAGGGCCGCCCGCTCGCGGTCCGTGTAGAGGGGCGACTCGCGCCAGGCATTCAGCAGGTAGATGCGATCCTCGGTCTCTCCGTGGGCGCGGGCGTCCCGGGTGTGCATGTGGATGCAGAAAGCGCAGCCGTTGAGCTGGGAGGCGCGGATCTTCACCAGCTCCAGGAGGCTCTTCTCGAGCCCACTGCTCTCGACCTTCTCGCTCAGGGAGATCATGGCCTTCAGCA
The sequence above is drawn from the Archangium gephyra genome and encodes:
- a CDS encoding carboxymuconolactone decarboxylase family protein, yielding MNPRLNPYTAEPELLKAMISLSEKVESSGLEKSLLELVKIRASQLNGCAFCIHMHTRDARAHGETEDRIYLLNAWRESPLYTDRERAALGWTEALTLVSQTHAPDADYEALRAHFSKEEVVKLTLMITTINAWNRIAIGFRSIHPVASRSDAA